The Styela clava chromosome 11, kaStyClav1.hap1.2, whole genome shotgun sequence genome includes the window TTAAACTGAATGTAGCCAGGACTGGAAAATAAACCTTCGCTCACAGCAATAAACCATTTAGTCAAACAATGAAGTATAGCCAATAGCGGAAAACGTTCATCCCCACGATAAAACGCGATTGTCTTTCAAAGTCGATAAATTCTAATATTCCAAGTGTAATtgcatgttttaaaatattgtttgctgAAGATGATATGAGGCTCCTTTCTTGAAGTGGTGGAATACCTTTATTAGTATTCAAAAAAATCAGGCGTTGTACTATATTCGTATACACACATCTAATTACTTATGATAATGCAGattagaaaattacaaaatttatatatagcGACCTATATAcggagtatatatatatatataaatattactcCTGACCGACACCGATGTAATTTTTCCCCTTTTCGATTTTTCTCATTATTCCTGATGGTTGGTTGTGTGAtagtattattttgaaatatcggTAGATCgattcaaaattataaatatgcTATACTGTGTTCAATTTTTGCTTGTTAATTTCTAGTTTTACATAGCTCGTGTATAAGATGTATTGAATATTTAGGTAATATTTGATGCTTAAAATTTGAGCGACACTGCATTAACATCATTGGCGTGTCTGTCACAGAAATAAATTGTGAAATGACACATTTAGGACATTCTTGgcgtcccgctttttagcgtcttgtcccgccgtcccgacaaatCATCCAAAAGTCCCGCCtctgcgttcagccatccagcataatacacgaacatattttcgttactgttgttgctgtgtagcgcaacgctagcctacttactgaaggtgaatgcgttatactgtttgtttcgttgtttcccgctaacattgttagcgaacgtatcacatgtaaaatcaattctaattggtcctgtttggacgttcacgtgaatctaatattgaacaacgtctttttgaaggtgttatctacagaaaagcatgcttgagcgaataagtaaattcccaatgcttgaaaacggctgACTATTTCATGATTCTTTATTCcctttgctgtacataaaaaaatctaaattcggatcatttgtatcgttagcgtctattccgttctatttttcgaaatgaacccgatatttagacagagaatatgcgcatgaactctcgattacaatatggtcaatgaagacagtcgGGATGACTTTAAATGTAGGTAatatcggaaactgtaaagttacaggatcacagctaaggggtcgtgtattttgagtcaaaaaaatatggtaatccTATGAAATGGCACCTTTAGGACAGCGAgcattattggtgtttttgtcacagaaataaattattatatatgGTACGACTTTGGTCGCTTGTGATTCTTCTACCagtcttatttatatatattcaattttattgttatatggCACCTATAGGACAGCGAGTTCGATTCTTTTACCAGAGCTCAATCCATTATGAGTTAAACCAAAATAACATCGCGCAAATTTACACCAAAATTGAAGCAAAACATACCCCaagcaattatatatataatcttggTGTAGTGCCAACCGGTCCTAAGTTTCGTGTCcgagtatttatttatttcccaATCCTATTATTACACGTTGATTTAGTTACATCTTTGCCatatattgttaatttttgttaatttcagGCTTTGCCTGTTTACTATGTGTAAAAGATGTATTGAATATTTGAGTAATATTAGCGACATTGCATTAACATTATCGGCGTGTTTGTCACAGAAAGAAATTGTGAAATGACACCTTTAGGACATTCTTGGCgtttttgtcacaaaataaattgTTATATAGCACCCTGAGCAGTATTGTTTATTATACagtatttgattttttctaattttgagATTTTCATAGCCTATGGTTTATGATGTAGCAACACAATGATAGCAACATTGCTTTAGCAAAATAATTGGCGTTTTTTCACAGAAATTAATTATTCTATATAACACCCAGGACAGCAAGTCTTTGTCCTCATGCAACTCCCCTACCAGTATTATTCATACATTATtcgatattttcaatttcaaggaTTTCATAGCCTATGGTGTAACAAataattgaatactattcaatACCTTTGATGATAACGACATTGTATTAGCAGCATTATAGGCGTTTTTTcacagaaataaattattatatggCACCTAGAGACAGCAAGCCATTGGTCTCCTGCAACTCTcgtacaaataaatatatataatatatattcggTTTTTGCTAATTTCAAGATTTGTATAGCCTTGTGAGAAATGTAATGAATAATTAAATCATATTGGATACATTTAATGGTAGCGACATTGCATTAGCAACATTATTGGCGTGTTTGTttctgaaataaattattttatggcACATAAGGAAAACGAGCCATTGGTCAAGTACCACTCTTCTtcaagtataatatatattcggTTTTCGCTAATTTCAAGATTTACAAGACTCGTGGGAGATGCACTCACTGAATAAATAAATCATATCGAATACATTTAATGGTAGGAACATTTCATTAACAATATTTGTGGCGTGTCTGTCAAAGTAATAAATTATTACCGAATAAGCACATGTAGGACCGCGAGTAAATGACCGCTTGCCACTCTTCTAGTAGCAGTGCTCAATCGATTTTTAGTAAGGCCAATTCTGGTCGGCTATTCAGATATTCTTACatgttaatatgaaaaataaaaagcttttgactacaatgctttcccataagtccagatatttctagccgtATATTCACCCTGTCACGTGCGCATATGGGAGAGAAGTGACACTCGTCGTCAATGCATTGTGGTAcatctgcttgcaatttagtagttcatgtaaacgttctaaaactctccatgctttccattgcctttttagcgaaaggattgcacgtaataaactcgatttaaaagaggaATTCATGAGATTCCTCCTTGGGTTGATCCCGggcatgtttcatttttgtgCGAATCAAAAACTCAGAAATATTGCGCCATGTATACCGAAATGGATAGATactttgaaggcgactggcgcaacatcattgttataagcgatcaatagtttttaacttgcgttattttatctggatatctgtcgtcagtttattaggagtgtttatagtACACACGAGGGATATTGTTACAGATATGACTTTGAATTTTaactagttaaggtatgtagtgggATTTAAGgaggtaaaagtacaaacatatgcgtaaattagtaaaaacagaattgattatggactcggtaaaaatgacgtggactcgaaacgaatccgagtccaaaaatGCCTGGGTTCGACTCGAATCCAAGTCCGAATCCCCGCCCATCTCTACTGAATATGCAAATAACTGCACAGACGCATGCAAAAAATTCTaccgctgccaataagaagGCTTTGTGGGCGTATTCTCAACAAAATCGACACAAAACttgtatattttatgtttcatttaggttgttgatttgaatatttgattaagCTCAGAGTAAATGTTCTATCATTTATTTAAGAACTTTtcgaatcatacaattcagataagGGCGTGCCTAATTTTAggtcgtaagtgttgaaaagtTTTCAAAACTCTTGCCAAGTATTcatgtattatctaaacagcaaaaaataaattttctaaaaccatgaatgttacatgactgctcaaacttcagtatctaatttacaaaaaTGCGCATTTTGATGTAACTGCTACCATTGCGActgaaatttatcacactactcttggagtgaaACAATAACTTTCGTatactgcagaagttattgtagaatcgtttgtcagtcaagacacgcgatattcggcgagttcatttttaaaccttggtAGCGGCAAAACTGGCATTTGTTACGTACTAATGTGTAATATGCTCTTTCGGGTTTGCTCAGAATCAGATACTGCTCATcagtattttgcgcatgtacagtactgtattcttcctgttttaaaacacacaactggTTCAAGCTAATTTTTTTGGGtgttttattaaattcactcaacatcagacgcgatcgactgcgcgaaacgtggcgatcgacgtgttgtCCACCCCTGGATATCATTCTTTGGAAAATTACGTATGGAAAAGATCCATATTTTCACTGGTATATATAGTGATCAAAGAGTACCTTCAGTTTTCAATGAGGTCAAGTCGAGAATCTTAGACCGACATTTTTAGATTTTGCTATTATTCATTATATTATGccattatatttttgttttgccctccatttattaaaaattgcttAAAATCGCAGTAGTTGAATATGCAACGATCTTTCTTAAAAAAATGCATGAAAAATGAATATCGCTCGAATATTTATATGGCGGCCATGACTCGTACCATATGCGCCGTTTGGGAAAAGAGGCGAAAAGTTTTAATCGTAAAAtgcttaaataaaataaactctaattggaaataatttaaactcgtatttttacttgAATAACAACGTAATAATAACGCACAAGTATCTCAAATCAACAACAGTTGTTATAAATTGTGCCTCAACGATCAAGTAGGCACATATACTTCGCCACGGGTACCATTTACGCagtacgtagatacgccactgccgAAGACAATTAGATCTTCATCTCTTAAATATGTAGCAAAGTTTAGCTTGGAGTCGTTAAGTCGAGATAGGCTACTCCGATGAATGATTTTTGAACCGGGATTGagtttgaaattaaatatgttatataaacaatataataattaatataacaaGAGAAATTTGTAGTTTACTGATAATCGGAACATATCTAACATCTCCAGACAATagcgtatctacgtaaaatggcgcacatggcaaagtttgaaaatgcGCCCCCTTGATCGTTGTTTACACTTTTATTAACAGCATTGTTAAAATGAGATACTTCTACgttataatttaaataaaaatacaggtttcaattatttatgatttaaaattattttaatgaaacgatttacaaataaaaattttcatcttATTTTGCGCCCCTATCCAAAGAGCGCCCATGGTACGAGCCATACACTTAGATACGCCACTGCTCCCAGAGaacgtgatttgtattaattcGAACGGAATATTCCGCACTATGTCTATACGTCAAATAACTACTTTTTAGGGTTTGGGATTGTAATTTCTCAGTAAGGACCGGCTTCAGTTTTCATATGGATAAAATTTACCGGTTAAATATATCAGTGCTTCCCAAGTTTTTTCAGTTCGCGAACCACTTTGAttgctttttttgttttcacaatgatgtgtttatatatatatgagaatatAGACAATGTATCCTCATGCAATTTACTATTATTGCAAAACTTGAACTTGCATATTGGATATTATCAAATCAAGTTGAGGATTGATAAGGGACAAGCTCATGCGCAACGTAGCATTGACACTCACCACATTGTGCTTTTGACTCAAGTTATTTCCTGCCTCAATAAAACCACAATTGACGTAATCGAGGTCATATTTCCTCACTCCAACTTTCCGAGTCGGTTGCGAACCACTGATTGGGAGGCACTGATCTACAACAAGcgcagaaaataaaattatacggTTTCTGTGGTTAAGCAGAGTTCAAACCTCATTCAAGAAAAGCATGATGAAAATTAAGTATGGAGCAATGTTtccttgaaaataaaatttccgtGGTTTTATGACATAAGTTCAAAATGTAATTGTTGGCGGAGTCAATTTTAACAGGAAGTGTAATCTGTGTTCTATATCTGTCTATGGTGTgggtatatttaattttggattCATCAAAGCCCAGACCTTTGTagagaataacaaaaataactTCCTTCAAGATAGTGTAAAATATGCATAAGGCAAGATATGAGGCTGTCTTCAATATTTTATGAGATTGATTTAACATTATACCCCATGCAGTACTGGATGAAATCACATATAATTTGGACACGCCTTACCAAGTATATTACTGTCATAGGACGAGTCTGATCATGTTTCTGCGACTCATGAAAGTCCATGGTAAAGGCCGTTACAAGCGTTTGTTTAACGAAAGTGAACTGCATAGTTAAGGAAAAGATATAAAATCGAAATGGCGCGAacctttttaatatttcatgaatcttttgaattttattaaatcaaaatattagACGGATTATTATTCATATCACGCATATTCTTAATACTTTTAGCTTTGTTAAATTCCCTATTGACATTTGGAAATACCAATGTGGTGTAATTACTCAATTGATGAGTAACGCGACAATTTAATATATTCTTAATACTCTTAGTAATCGTAGataaattgatgaaatttcGCATTGACATTTGAAAATACCAATGTGGTGCAATTACTCAATTGATGAGTAACGCGACTTTTAATTGTGGAACTTTTAATTGTTGCGGCGCATCTCATCTCGACTATCCGTATAGCTCACCATCAGTTATGTGGTCATATTGGCTTGTAGACAATTTGTTGGTTGTCTCTGTTCAAGTTGTTCCACTTCAATTTTTACGTAAACGGAATAGATCAATATCGCAAGAAATATAAAGGAAAAGAAGGACCTGTACGATGTATTCATCGCTCAatgcaaaataataattaaGTTGGAAATCTTAAATGTCGATATGAAATTCGCGAATGATCGCAACGGAATACAAGCGTTTTGATACGttcaattattaaaatataaccAACTAGGGTTTAATATGAAATGGATTTTACACGACTAATTATCATCACTTCACAAATAATTTGTTCGAGAAATTAGCGCTTCATTTATTGAAGGAATATACAGGAACATGCgcgttttatattttgaaatcgacATCGCGTCTTTACCAACTGGGCTCATttacatttttaatgaaatgcACATCAACTATGTTGTCTCATAAATGGTTATAATTACTCTTCCAAGTTAGAATATCTGGGCCATCGGTTACGAATTGAAAATACCAGGGTGGTCGCTAACAAAGCAGAAAATATGAAGGTCAGACGAGATCACGAATAACATGCGTGCTCGCCCAGGTTCTAGGTTGTTTTAGATTGATATCTTTCAAGTTCTATTTGATATCTGTAATATTCTGTGTAAATTAACATAATCCTTCAAAAAACTTTGCAAAACAAGTAGCTTTTCAACCGATattctgtttttctagcgacAACCTTGTAGTATATAtgccaataaaaatatatatatttagcgtAAATCGGTATTTATTAACGCGCAATTCTACGTTaggatgatatatatataacagtagtCGACAAACTTTATCTATACTTATAGGACAAATATGCACATTAACGGTCGTGTGCGGGCCACATTAAATTTCGCCTATAAACAATTACCACATTAAACTTCAATAATGaatttaaaagcaaattttGTGCTTATGCATTGAAAGTGAGGTCCTTCGAGagccacaaaatttttttcgcGGGCTTGGTTTCAGTAATTCTTGGCACTTCAGTGACCGTCCGTAACTTCGCTTGGAGATCAATTTCTAAGTGAGTGCGCTTGAACTTGCGTTGAgcaatttttattatgaaaaaatgcATATTCAGATTCGTATTATcttgataaaatttttgttcgACATCGCACAAAAGCTTTCAGGAAAAATCGACGGTGTGATAAGATCGCGCGTTTACTTAATGGTGTTTTGTCTTATTGTTCGTTTCCACAAcattttgatgtaaaagaaATTTTGGTCCAAAATATATTCTGTAATTTTGAGTgaaattccaaaaataaaacGGACCGAAACATCAGAATCATTCCCGAATATAATGAAATTTCTATTATCTTGGGAATTTATTATAAGTTCAGCCATTTTTCGAGTGCTCTAAAATTAAGATTTCGATGTTGAGCGGATTTTCAAAAAAGAAGGAATAACATGAAGAGTACGAGAAATTTGACGCTGTAAGCTCCAACATTACAAATAAATCGAAAAAACAAATACCGGTGGATGCGATAAAAACGTTAGCAATATTCAGTGTTGTGCCAAGGAAACATTTGGGGGTGAGTCACGTCCGATTGACAATTGCTAGATTTATTTGTATCACTACAGTTCATGTTGATTGTAGGAACATAGAATGGCGatgctgttttctgctactCAGTGTCCAGTTGtatttttcattctaattaaTGAAAGTATCACAAAGGTGATTtacgtttttattatttttgatattctcTTTCATTGTAAATAAAAGTTTATAGGCCACAGAATATTGGTTGAACAAAAATGAGCTACGAAAAAAAGGTTGATAAACACTGAGCTACAATAACGTCTTTATAACGCCTATTCATTGGTGATGCGAGAATTAGCGATGCGTGTGTGAAACAATCACACACAATTAAGCGATCAGACTGTGTCGTTACTCTCTGAAATAGGTAATTAGCATGGATTTGCCAGAAGTCgaactcccgtagtgtgtgtgcaccaggttggggttaggccataattttattccgattttccttattttagttctattacgagttcacggaccgtctgtgttagccaagtgaatataccccctgcccataggtttctgtcccttcacacaacttgatgtaaagtaggcgagcaaaattagttacctccatattggtacacatatttctggagtcCCACCAGAAGACCTGTATGCCATTCAGGCTGGCCATAATCTCCATGAATTGTTCACAAATGTATATCATATACGGAGTTTTTACCATGGCAATAGAGAAAACCAGTACGAATCCTCCATAATTATCCTTAAAAACTGTCTCATTTGTTTGAACGCTTGTTTGTCaggaaaatttgatttcatagGTTTATTTTGATATGGGATTGAAAATCTTGATTTGAAACAATGTTAAAACAAGGTCTTAGCTCAATTATTTTCCTACTTATAGCCATGTCGTAGGTCGGTTCTGGGAAGCGTAGGTCTGATTATAGAAAACACTTGATTTTCACAAAGTCGTTGGTAAATTTAACGGTGACATGGCGTCGTGGTTCGGTTGCAAAACAGTTTACAAGTTTTGTACAACTGAAAATACACCAGTGCACGGAGAAGAGCATGTTATTCAATAGTAAGAAACATGAGTAAATAACTGGCCAATCAACGAGTTAAGGAAGGCTGCAATTAAGCATTGTAATTTGTCGCTATTGTGACTTTAAACTAGACCAATGAGAATAGACTAGAAAACCTATCGGATTTGTCGAAATATGTAATATGAAGGTACTGTACTTCATTACTTCTGGGATTGAATCGAATGAGACTGACTTAGGCTAAACACCGGCGTAATCGTCGAGATGGTTATAGGAAATTGAGAACTATTCCTCGATGAATGTGACAGGCTGCAGTGGGACGGAAATAAACGTATACCGCCCACCCCAACTCGCAGCATAAAGCAGAACGCTATTAAAAGCAATATTGTTATGTTTGTCCTGTCGTTCCAAGTGTTTTACctcgattttttttattgttcgcAGTGGGACGGAGTCCAAATGAACGTATACCCCTCACCCCAACACAAGGCAGAACGctattgaaaacaatatttgtTTGTGACAGCTCTACAACGCATATCTACTAATGCACTGTTAATATTTTACCAGTATAAGTTCTTTTTCCAGTAAAACGCTTTCGAGGTTGTCTCGGAAAAACAATAACTCTATGAAAATGCCGTTCTAAAGTTTACCTTTTTGCTTTTACCCATTTAAATGCATGAAATTATAGGTTTTTCGGCTTGCAGTGATATCTACACATCTGATCGTTGGTATCGGAACCAGCgaagttcaaacaattcatttaACGATGTCTTGTCATAGTTAGTTAATTCTGCTATTACTCTTGCTATGTATAAAGAAATTCGGCGAAATGCTAAGTAGAAGGGCGAAGGCATACTCTCCAAAATGCCATAAATTTACCCCGTTGATCTGATTCTTTTAAAATTAAAGCTTAAATTGAATTACCGAAAATGCCAGATACCACACGCGGCGTTCGCCCAGCCACAATCTGGTTTCAAGTCACTTAAAAGTCAAATAAAAGTggatttatacaaaaaaaaatcttcttCAAAATTCGCCTATATTTTCCCCAAACTTATTGAGTAGTCGAATTCTTATACCCACAATGCGTGATAGTGAGACAATGCAACCATAGTTACCTCACAATGAGTGGAGTAACTACGGTATGATGCAACATacaaacaacaaatatttactGCAAGAGAtctatactcaaatatatgtcACGAAAGGCAAAGCGAAGTAGTACTGTACTGGTATCCAATCTAtaacagtagactaccggtaccgcagtCCCCCGACTTCGCCTGTACATATGGTGGCAACGaaagcggaaccgccacaaattgcgaaattttttatttttgatgacgtcatcgcacaccaAAATTTattcccatagagcccacagaaatttttgtaataaaagtaTGTTAAcacgatggcggacaccagaacgtagtatgtgtaccaggttagggttaggccataatttcaggtacaaatacacgggagtcactcggctagtccccgaactcgtaatagaactaaaataagaaaaattgaaataaaattattgcctaaccctaacctggtacacatactacgttccggtgtccgccatctttgttcacatatttcgggagtaccaaagtAATAGCCATcaagcgacaacaacaatctttacattgtaaattttaaagcaattggtccagtaatcaaagagggAAGCGATTTTTCCCATAACagcaagaagaaaaatatcaacaagaacaacatgaCGATAAAACGATCCAGTTCGTgccaataataaaaaaaaaataattataaaagaacatttatttttgaggacaaaataattagaaaataaCGTTTACATTCATTTGTAAAAGTATGTCATGTGATAgatcatttccaaaaaagtactTAATAAGAAAGACTTGTAGAAAGACTACCTATAGTAGTACGTCTATAGAGTTGGTAACAGTAAAAGATGCAAAAgctttgaacaaaaaaataatccCAGAATATGAATTGAGAGCTGATTAGATGGAAAGACACAGCTCAGGTCAATCGGTAGAACAAGTCAGATATAAACACGAATATAAGCTTCGAAATCGTtgaagtaaaattaaaaaaaaatgagataaTTTGACgacataaaataaaacacaGTAATCAATAATACGAAAATcgtaataatattataaaattatcaCTTTAAGGCGTGATGGAGAGAAAACAGCTCAAAGTGCCATCCACTAAATAACACCATTATTTTGAGGTATATACGTCGAAGTTGAATAATGGAATCAAAGCTTGTAAATTCTGACTGAACTATAAGTTCTGAAGGCGTTCACGTTCCAGAGACTTGATGTTTTTTTGATGATTGTTGAGGTTAGTGCAAGAACTGGAAACATAACCACAAAAGAAGATATTTGCTCTGGTGCTATAAAATGTTTGTAATAATGAAGAGTCAACCCATTTCGAACGTGCAAAAGAAGCAATTCAAAAGTTTACGATTATCCGCCAAAATGTCCAGCAGTCATGCCTCAGAAACGATATCACGACGTGAGTTTTCAGGTGTAAATTACTTTACCGAATTATAGTTTGAGTCTAAAGGCGTCGTTTTAAAGGTATTCCTCGATGTTTCCCCTTGTTTGGTCTGTTGCGTGCTTTTCAAGCGAGTTGTATCTGTTTTTCTACTGTTAGGCATTCTGCTAAGAGCGACATTAGCTTTTTTGCCGAGTAGTTCGAAAATTCCTGAGTATAAAATTGGATTCAAGGCGCTATTGATGGGTAAAAGTACGATTCCACTTATTGCATAAACCACTACATCCAACTTTACTCCGGCTAAGTAGATAAAAGCTATAACACATATCGGAAACCAGCACAGGAAATCTGTTACCAGTAGTCTAGTCACTCTTTCCATGAGATGACATTTAGGAAGTTCTCCTGCGTTTGTTTCTTTTAGTTTTCTTATTCCAGATCGACTTGTTTTCACCATAAATCCATATAGAAGAACCATGATGAAAAAAGCTGATAAATTAAAGCttaatataataatagaatACTGCCATCCTTGCTCGGAGGTGTTCGCAAATAGTCGAGGAAGACAAACGCTGTTTTGTCCGTAAAACCCGAACCAACCTAAGATTTTTTTCTGAGGAAAACCTTTTCGTAGTATCTCTTGAATGTCTCCAGTTGTGCGAACGTTTTTAGGTAGCAAAGTGGTTGTGTAAGGTCCGTAACCTCTTGATAAAGATGTCAATACCCGTTCTGTAGTGTGAATTATGACGTCAGATGTTGTGACGTCATTGCCAAACAGAGGGTTATCGGTCCAGGCATGCGTAATAAAATTAAGTTCGAGTAATTCTATGGCTGGAAGCACTGCAAATAGTATCGAAATGATCCAACCCAAAGCTATTGAGAATCGTACTATCTTCTCCGTCTTACTTGATTTGATGGTGTTCAAAGGGTCAATGATCGTGAAAAAACGGAAAACCGCCATGATTAGCATCGTCATAACGGACATTTCACTTGAAATTAGAGACATTGCGCCTAATGTTGTACATGCTTTGCTCATTCTCCATGGTTTGTCTTCGGGACAATATCTTCCAGAAAATTGAATACTTTTGATCGCCAAAACTAAAAGGTAAATTCCCATAAGCAAATCAGCGAGTGAAAGATTTAAAACCATAATATGGTGGCATCTGGCAACTGTTGTTAATTTGTGATATTTCTTACGCAATAAGTTGATGGTGAACAATATCACAATTGTATTTCCAGCAAGGGCAAGTATTGCGTTGATCCATAATATCCATCGTAATGGAGACCAAGATATCATTTCTGTCCGTGAACTAAAAGCGTTTGATTCGTCTTTTGTTGTCGGACATTCGTCGGACCCATCGTCGCAATCGTAACGTCCGTTACCAACTTGATCTTTTCGGACGAAGACGTGGTTATGTCGTTGCCGGTTTTTACCGAAAAACGAAGCTGTTTCGTTTGTTTCACAATAAAACCTGCCATCATTGCAATTTCGTTCTTTTGCTTCGTCGGTTCCATCTTCGCAATTAATAACCCCGTCGCACACctagaaaacaaatatttgtttggAACATATGAAAAAATCTTTGTTTTACTCCTAGTTTACGCAAACAGTAAGAACTTTATCGCTGAGAACAATAGCCATAAACCCGACTGTCGAAAATGAGACGGGAAAACGAATCAAATTCGCACAATACAAATTTGCCACGTTAATACACATTCAGAACCTAATATATTCTGAACTCGAAATGACATGCTGCAAAACTCCAGTTTGACACTCAGTCCCGA containing:
- the LOC120347384 gene encoding uncharacterized protein LOC120347384, whose translation is MSYVIVIYMMTSILSMTSTSLNTVKTAWTSVTSLNETTGFQCSDGRRINIEKVCNGVDDCVDGFMTDECDCDDIADIVRPFCAKLRIFHHVFPGRFTDTISGSGDDDDVLDCILFGQLVNCTENPSSLRCTSGELCVTRPSFCDDDGCCPGESDELHAGFGLKCPIEGAGHSNLCVLPSFYIYDEEDQCVNGRDNCYERHENGSLTENLKKSCFECLNREHVILSDQVCDGVIDCSDFSDECLCENIQVGDLCTLIYNATVDRDKICEYSSGDVSCGDGTCISRSKVCDGETDCANRLDENHCYTMKYRKKFNEKLEEKDEIDCIVTELEENEVELEEAVVCDGIPECDDLQDECHFSCGSKGQPFPAYCSANLDCIPGSLVCNGKKESQLLETCNFTYIPAEEENCPGRFYCEYGNRISIDIALVCDGVINCEDGTDEAKERNCNDGRFYCETNETASFFGKNRQRHNHVFVRKDQVGNGRYDCDDGSDECPTTKDESNAFSSRTEMISWSPLRWILWINAILALAGNTIVILFTINLLRKKYHKLTTVARCHHIMVLNLSLADLLMGIYLLVLAIKSIQFSGRYCPEDKPWRMSKACTTLGAMSLISSEMSVMTMLIMAVFRFFTIIDPLNTIKSSKTEKIVRFSIALGWIISILFAVLPAIELLELNFITHAWTDNPLFGNDVTTSDVIIHTTERVLTSLSRGYGPYTTTLLPKNVRTTGDIQEILRKGFPQKKILGWFGFYGQNSVCLPRLFANTSEQGWQYSIIILSFNLSAFFIMVLLYGFMVKTSRSGIRKLKETNAGELPKCHLMERVTRLLVTDFLCWFPICVIAFIYLAGVKLDVVVYAISGIVLLPINSALNPILYSGIFELLGKKANVALSRMPNSRKTDTTRLKSTQQTKQGETSRNTFKTTPLDSNYNSVK